A region of Huiozyma naganishii CBS 8797 chromosome 12, complete genome DNA encodes the following proteins:
- the RNR1 gene encoding ribonucleotide-diphosphate reductase subunit RNR1 (similar to Saccharomyces cerevisiae RNR1 (YER070W) and RNR3 (YIL066C); ancestral locus Anc_7.256), whose product MYVIKRDGRKEPVKFDKITARISRLCYGLDPQRIDAVKVTQRIISGVYEGVTTSELDNLAAETCAYMTTVHPDYATLAARVAISNLHKQTTKQFSQVVADLHDYINPATGKHAPMISDEVFDIVMKNKDAINSAIVYDRDFQFNYFGFKTLERSYLLRINGQVAERPQHLIMRVALGIHGNDLESVFETYNLMSLRYFLHASPTLFNAGTPKPQMSSCFLVAMKDDSIEGIYDTLKECALISKTAGGIGLHIHNIRSTGSYIAGTNGTSNGLIPMIRVFNNTARYVDQGGNKRPGAFALYLEPWHADIFDFIDIRKNHGKEEIRARDLFPALWIPDLFMKRVEANEDWTLFSPSSAPGLSDIYGDEFEALYTKYEREGRGKTIKAQKLWYSILEAQTETGTPFMIYKDACNQKSNQKNLGTIKSSNLCCEIVEYSDPNETAVCNLASVALPAFIETSEDGTSSTYNFKKLHEIAKVITRNLNKVIDRNYYPVPEARRSNMRHRPIALGVQGLADTFMLLRLPFESPEARLLNEQIFETIYHASLEASCELAQKDGTYETFKTSPSAQGVLQMDMWNAKPYGMWDWDTLRDDIVKHGLRNSLTMAPMPTASTSQILGYNECFEPVTSNMYQRRVLSGEFQVVNPYLLRDLVDLGIWNESMKQHLITANGSIQSLPNIPQELKDLYKTVWEISQKQIINMAADRSIYIDQSHSMNLFLQAPTMGKITSMHFYGWKKGLKTGMYYLRTQAASAAIQFTIDQNVADQAGTTIADMDNLKRPTYSSASPIYTPSEPRIEDLSASRPTYNSAPKENEDTVEPADKRKQQAAASSQTSPFRHSSPTPSNESAKIEDSQPVTPITSIPTATEDKKQPDTSKEASEEKEFDIYNAKVIACAIDKPEACEMCSG is encoded by the coding sequence ATGTATGTTATAAAAAGAGACGGTCGCAAAGAACCTGTCAAGTTTGACAAGATTACCGCGAGAATCTCGCGTCTCTGTTACGGGTTGGACCCGCAGAGGATCGATGCCGTCAAAGTCACGCAGAGAATCATCTCTGGTGTCTACGAGGGTGTCACCACGTCCGAACTGGATAACTTGGCCGCCGAGACGTGTGCTTACATGACCACCGTCCACCCAGACTACGCCACTTTGGCAGCCAGAGTGGCCATCTCTAACTTGCACAAGCAGACCACTAAGCAGTTCTCGCAAGTCGTCGCGGATCTGCACGATTACATCAACCCGGCCACTGGTAAACACGCTCCAATGATCTCTGATGAAGTCTTCGACATCGTCatgaagaacaaagatGCGATTAACTCCGCGATAGTCTACGACAGAGATTTCCAATTCAACTATTTTGGGTTCAAGACTTTGGAAAGATCGTACCTGTTGAGAATCAACGGTCAAGTCGCCGAACGTCCACAACATTTGATCATGAGAGTCGCTTTGGGGATCCACGGGAACGATTTGGAGTCGGTGTTCGAGACTTACAACTTGATGTCCCTAAGATACTTTCTACACGCCTCCCCAACTTTGTTCAACGCCGGTACTCCAAAGCCACAGATGTCCTCTTGTTTCCTGGTCGCCATGAAGGATGACTCTATCGAGGGTATCTAcgacactttgaaagagtgTGCCTTGATCTCCAAGACCGCAGGTGGGATTGGGTTGCATATCCACAACATCCGTTCCACTGGCTCCTACATCGCTGGTACTAACGGTACCTCCAACGGGTTGATTCCAATGATCCGTGTGTTTAACAACACGGCTCGTTACGTCGACCAAGGTGGTAACAAGAGACCAGGTGCATTTGCCCTATACTTGGAACCATGGCACGCAGACATCTTCGATTTCATCGACATCAGAAAGAACCACGGTAAGGAGGAAATCAGAGCTAGAGACTTGTTCCCAGCTTTGTGGATTCCTGACTTGTTCATGAAGCGTGTCGAAGCTAACGAAGACTGGACTTTGTTCTCACCATCCTCGGCTCCCGGCCTATCGGACATCTACGGTGATGAATTCGAAGCCTTGTACACCAAGTATGAAAGAGAGGGTCGTGGTAAGACCATCAAGGCTCAAAAACTTTGGTACTCTATCCTAGAAGCACAAACTGAAACTGGTACCCCATTCATGATCTACAAGGATGCTTGTAACCAGAAGAGCAACCAGAAGAACTTGGGTACCATCAAGTCCTCTAACTTGTGTTGTGAGATCGTCGAATACTCAGACCCTAACGAAACGGCCGTCTGTAACTTGGCCTCCGTCGCTCTACCAGCGTTCATCGAAACCTCAGAGGACGGTACCTCCTCCACTTACAATTTCAAGAAGCTACACGAAATCGCTAAAGTTATCACCCGTAACTTAAACAAAGTTATTGACCGTAACTACTACCCTGTTCCAGAGGCTAGAAGATCGAACATGAGACACAGACCAATTGCTCTTGGTGTCCAAGGTCTAGCCGACACTTTCATGCTGCTAAGATTGCCATTCGAATCTCCAGAAGCCCGTTTGTTGAACGAACAAATCTTCGAGACCATCTACCACGCCTCCCTAGAGGCCTCCTGTGAGCTGGCTCAAAAGGACGGCACCTACgaaactttcaagaccTCTCCAAGTGCTCAAGGTGTTTTGCAAATGGACATGTGGAACGCCAAGCCATACGGTATGTGGGACTGGGACACTCTGAGAGACGACATTGTCAAGCACGGTTTGAGAAACTCATTGACCATGGCCCCAATGCCAACTGCCTCCACATCTCAAATTTTGGGTTACAACGAATGTTTTGAACCAGTCACTTCGAACATGTACCAACGTCGTGTTCTATCCGGTGAGTTCCAAGTTGTCAACCCATACTTGCTACGTGACTTGGTAGATCTGGGTATCTGGAATGAAAGTATGAAGCAACATTTGATTACCGCCAACGGTTCCATTCAATCTCTACCAAATATCCCACAGGAACTGAAGGACCTATACAAGACCGTTTGGGAAATCTCTCAGAAGCAAATCATCAACATGGCCGCCGACCGTTCTATCTACATTGACCAATCGCACTCCATGAACTTGTTCCTACAGGCCCCAACCATGGGTAAGATCACGAGTATGCACTTCTACGGGTGGAAGAAAGGTTTGAAGACCGGGATGTACTACTTGAGAACCCAAGCTGCCTCTGCTGCTATTCAATTCACTATTGACCAAAATGTTGCTGACCAAGCCGGTACAACCATCGCTGACATGGATAACTTGAAGCGTCCAACTTACAGTTCTGCTTCCCCAATCTACACGCCAAGTGAACCTCGCATAGAAGATCTTTCTGCTTCAAGACCAACCTACAACTCTGCTCCAAAGGAGAATGAAGATACCGTAGAACCAGCTGACAAGAGGAAGCAGCAAGCCGCCGCTTCTTCTCAAACTAGCCCCTTCAGACATTCTTCTCCAACTCCATCCAACGAATCCGCCAAGATTGAGGACTCTCAACCGGTCACTCCAATCACGTCCATCCCAACAGCCacagaggacaagaagCAACCAGATACCTCCAAGGAGGCAAGcgaagaaaaggaattTGACATCTACAACGCTAAGGTGATTGCATGTGCAATCGACAAGCCAGAGGCCTGTGAAATGTGCTCTGGTTAG
- the KNAG0L01610 gene encoding uncharacterized protein, protein MHNSTCNPPTSSFRVYYRPRTCPVRETRRVNRTGTQTAQHTKTRRVKPCLFSETAQRRVSSLSFLFSSRFRSRDAVSPASNVYTGEGRTQRQSKRKQFCCQNHETWEHKDRCNSGEKEEEEEEVTRLRCKFLFFFLLITNHVLLGNYSVRLHFFPIPLFALRLRLLAVSAFRYIKIRFFPEL, encoded by the coding sequence ATGCACAACTCTACGTGCAACCCCCCCACCTCCTCTTTTCGCGTTTATTACCGTCCACGTACATGCCCTGTTCGGGAAACAAGACGCGTAAACAGAACCGGAACGCAGACCGCACAGCACACGAAAACCAGACGCGTAAAACCGTGTCTTTTTTCGGAAACCGCGCAGCGACGCGTTTCTTcgctctcttttctttttagtTCCCGCTTTCGGTCACGAGATGCGGTGTCCCCTGCCAGTAACGTATATACAGGTGAAGGGCGCACGCAGAGGCAGTCCAAAAGGAAACAGTTTTGCTGCCAAAATCACGAAACTTGGGAACATAAAGACCGGTGCAACAGTGGcgagaaagaagaggaagaggaagaagttaCGCGTCTTAGGTGTaagtttcttttctttttccttttgatTACGAATCACGTACTGCTGGGAAACTACTCTGTTAGgttacatttttttcccattcCACTGTTCGCTCTGCGTCTGCGTCTGTTGGCTGTTTCAGCATTCCGATATATAAAGATCCGCTTCTTTCCAGAACTTTGA
- the ARC15 gene encoding Arc15p (similar to Saccharomyces cerevisiae ARC15 (YIL062C); ancestral locus Anc_7.252), translated as MTDWRRIDIDAFDPESRLKTEDLLPPYTTQVTLAELQPKITQLRNLSTSGDISAAVQLAMQDPPYSADGATKAAYFQAVLDTLSQVRQADIANIVKQLSLDQEAVLVKYLYKGMSVPEGQRQGGILLAWFEKLTQASGIAPITHYLSDRRTV; from the coding sequence ATGACTGACTGGAGAAGAATTGACATTGATGCTTTCGACCCGGAAAGCAGGCTGAAGACTGAAGATTTGCTACCACCGTATACGACGCAAGTTACTCTTGCCGAGCTTCAGCCCAAGATTACCCAGCTACGCAACCTGTCGACTAGTGGTGACATcagtgctgctgttcaattgGCGATGCAGGACCCACCATACAGCGCCGACGGCGCCACGAAAGCTGCGTACTTCCAAGCCGTGCTGGATACGCTGTCGCAAGTGAGACAGGCCGACATTGCCAACATAGTGAAGCAGCTGTCCCTAGACCAAGAAGCGGTCCTTGTGAAGTATCTATATAAAGGTATGTCTGTTCCCGAGGGCCAAAGGCAGGGTGGCATCCTGCTTGCGTGGTTCGAGAAACTGACACAGGCCAGTGGTATAGCACCAATCACACACTACCTATCCGACAGGAGAACCGTGTGA